GCGAAGGAGGCGGTCGGGCCAGCTCGGGGCGGGGGCATCGcgatggtggggggggggggagaaggtGGCACCGCGACCACGAAGCTCTAGTGAAACCCTAGCTCGCCCGCCGTGGGGCGGTCTTATTGCAGCGAAGGGCAGTCGGACTGCGGGAGGAAGAACATGAACAGTTGCGggcgggaggaagaagaagaacagtagTGCCAGGGGCTGTTTGGAGCGGCCGGCTGTGCGGCTGTCTTAACGCACGCACGGTCGTGCGTTGGCCACGCATTATCACTTCTCGATGTactcaactttgaccaaatatattgaAGAAAAGATTAATATGTGTGGTAATtatcattagatagattgttgaatctattttcataataaacttatttggagatatacaaAAAGTGCTAATTTTTTCTACAATCCTAaccaaacttaagaaagtttgaccagcacgaATACCATAGTGACACTTAAAAAGGAAAGAGGGAGTAATAAGATTTATGTTTTAGATTTACTATGAGAAATACTTTTATAACTGGGGCTCTTGCATTTGTACCCCTATTTTGcatcgaaattgtgattttgcccatgttttttttaactttgtgattttacccctgtcatTTTAAAACGAAGCACCACTTTGCCCATATTCTGTAATcctcccctaacggtgttaacttttaTACTATTGGACAAAAATGCCCAtatgattttgcccctgtttgttatgaGTATTTGTGATTTTTGTCCCTGGTTTGTTAGTGctatttgtgattttacccttcgTCCAAAATATTTGGACATCAAGTATTTGACTACTATTCAAAAGATTTTGACAAATTTCAAATGTCAACGTATGTAATTCACAATTTTCACACAATTTTTTTAACCTGCATGAACTGGCCATAGCCCACATCAATCCTAACTTTTTCAAACTTCAGAATCATTCATCGAAATGTTATCGAAAAAAAGGAAAGCAGGTCCACGATGGTTGCCTTGCTGTAGATCCAATAGCCCGACGCCCGCCCGCACGCATCGAAGCTGCCCTGCTCCGAGCCGCTGCCACGGGACCCAGCAGCTCTGCTCCTCGCCACGCCGGCCAAAACTACGTCGCGTAGCTggcccgagcagcgccgcaccacCCCGAGCTGCTCTGCTCCGTGCCGCCTCAAGTAGCGTCTGCTCTGCCCCGCGCCGGCCAGAGCTGCTCTACTCGccgtcccgagcagctctgctCCACGCTGCCCCAAGCTGCGCCGGTTCCTCCCTGCAGGCCCAGACATGCCCGTGCCCCCGCGAGCCGTTGCCGCAACGCGGCCCCACGCGCTACTCCGAGCTTCGCGTGCGCCCGCACAGGATGAGATCCACGATGGCCCCGCACGCGTGCGCCCCCGCGCCCCGGAGCAGCAGCCGCACCGCACACGCAACCAGAGGCCGGGAGGCGCCGCCACGCCTCATCGCGCGCACCGCCCGGCGCCGCCCGCTCCCGATGCCGCTTGCTATGCCGATGCGTGTGTTTTGGACGGGGAAGAGCCAGAAACGGATAAGGGGCAGTGTGGTCAATTGACCTTTTCTTTTcaggtttgaatttttttaattcatCTATTCCTTGGGCATTTGACAAACATCCAAAGCAGGGGCAAACAGACAGTTCATTTTAAAATAACAGGGTAAAACATAAAGTTAAAAAACAGGAGCAAAATCACAACTAGAGTACTAAATAAGGGTAAAAACATAATTTTTCCTTTATAATTCTATGATTTATATGCTGTGAAATTATAAGGATGTTTTGAAATGGATGCTCGAAATGTTTGAGTTAGGACAAACTAACATGACATGTAAAATACGGAGAGAGTATCACAAATAAAGAGGTTATAACATTTACTCCAATAATCGAAGTGATAAAATCTTTTTAGCTGAAACAAAATTAGATACCTTACGGGTAGAGAATAGTGCTACAAATGGCAACATTTTTTTCAAATAACCATCATTCCCTATATTGGTAATGGGAAATAATTGACATAGTCGCGAATCAATCAGAAATAGTATGCACCTGGTTAAGAGTATGAGGCCGAGGTCCTCGGAGCGTGCCCACCCATTTGCCTCGTAAATATCTGAGCTAGATTGTTGTAACTTGCACTCAGTTACACAGGCCATTTTACACAAATTGCTTCACTCTCCAACTAAAGCTGAAACTGTATCTACTTCTACTTTACAAGACCAGATATTGGTATGAGAGGCATTACCGCACTCTAACTTGCAAGGGAAATGCATATTCACTAAGATAGTCAATGTTTGTGGGTCCTCTTTGTGCCCCTGTGGTACCCCTTGAcagctgcaaaaaaaaaagaagtgaATGATTGCAAAAGCTTAGCTTGAAGCTTTCATTTCAGGCCTAGCTTAGCAGATTTGTTTTGGTTAAACCTTGAATTGTTTTTGGCATCAATGATTAACCCTCCATAATCTCTAGGTTGCTCAGTAACTATATTTCAGCACGTGTTTAGACTTTGGACTTCACATTATAGTTTTACAGTTTTGATGAAAACCTTTGTTTCTGTATTTTCCAGAATCGAACTAAGAAGGTGCTAGGAGCCAGGAGGAGCATTGCTCGTTGCAACttctttctctcttcttttttgtAACTTTTCCCTGTTGTTGGTGTCTGAAGATTTGAGATCATAAGCTTTTATCTCGGTGCCATATTGGGGACATTATTAGTATTCGCAAAAATCACATGATATGTTAGCTGAAAAGATATTGAACTCACGCATACTGAAGTAGCTATCAGTTGTTGTACATCTATGCAATCTATGTTAGCCATTATAAGTCAGTTGCCGGATATGTACAGTAGGCTAGCTGGTTTCAGTTTTTACATTCAGTTAGCGTTGCGGGTCAGACTTTCAGTTAGAGTCCACGCGGCGTTGTCCACGTCGCGCGTCCGTCGCGGCACGTCCCAGCGGTTTGGGATGGCACTCCGTGATCACGAGCATGCCGCCGTTTTTCCCGGCCACGATGGCCTTGTAATCTTCTTTTATTACCGCAATCTAAACAAGAAAACGCTGCCAGTTGACAGCACCAAAAACTCCCGTGTTTTGCAGTTCACTGAGTTCACGCGAGAGAGAGGTAGAGAGCTCGCCGGCGATCCGAATTTCCGGCGGGCGAACTTCTGACATTTGGCATAAGAGCCGAGGGTTGTTCCAGTCATGGCACCAACCACTCCGCCGCGTTCTGCCGGCAGTGACGACGACCCTGAGGGGTCAGGCGCCAGAGGGTCGCGCTCGCCGCGACGTTGCCGTCCTCGCCGCCCAAGCCGATCGCGTACCCGGGACGCCGGGCGTCGCGAGCGGGTCATCGAGCGAGTGATCGAGCACGGCTCCAACTCCATCCAGTACCCGATGCTCACGCGGACCAACTACCAAGAGTGGGCGTTGGTCATGAAGGTGAACCTCCAGGCGGCGCAGTACTGGGAGGCCATTGATCCCGGTGATTGCGACGATCACACTGATCGACTCGCGCTCACAGCGATTCTGCGCGGAGTACCGCAGGAGATGTGGAGCTTACTGGCCAAGAAGGCAACAGCCAGGGAGGCATGGCAGGCGGTGAAGACCATGCGGGTCGGCATCGAACGTGTGCGCGAGGCGAACGCGCAGCAGCTGCGACGCGACTTCAACTCCATCGCCTTCAAGCCTGGTGAGTCCGTCGATGACTTCGCAGTTCGACTCACCATGCTCGCAGACAACCTCCACACACTTGGCGACAGCATCACGGACGCCGAACTCGTCAAGAAGCTCCTCCAGGTGGTGCCGGAGAAGCTCAACCAGGCGGCCGTCGCGCTCGAGATGCTCCTCGACCTGAACAACATCCCGGTTGAGGAGGTCGTTGGGCGCCTGCGGGTGTTCGAGCAGCGCACCCAGCCGGAGGCCAAGCAGGTCACGGACTCGCTGGGCCAGCTGATGCTATGTGAGGAAGATTGGGAGGCGCGCCGCAAGGCTCAGAACGAGCAGGAACGCGGCGGTTCCAGCTCTGGGTCTGGCGGACGCGGCAAGCGCCGCGGCCGCGGACGGGGGCGTGGTCGCGGTAGCGGCGAATCCCGTGACGCTCCACCTTCGGGCTAGAGAAGGCCTCCACCCGATGACAAGTGCCGCAAGTGTGGCAAAataggccattgggccaaggactgtaaGTCCAAGAAGAAAGGGGAAGCCCACATGGCGTATGCCGATGAGGAGGAGCCAACCCTGATGCTCGCCACCGCGGAGCTGATTCCGACGGACGCACCGCGCTCTCCATCGCCATCCTCTCTGACATCGCTCGAACCGCGTCGCGTCGAGTTGGTGGAAGCCAAAGCCTTCATCTAGCTCGATGCCCAGGCAGAGAAGGACGCCGACTGCTGGGTCCTCGACACCGGCGCGACAAACCATATGACAGGATCTCGGAGCGCGTTCGCGGAGCTCGATCCTGCCGTGTGCAGAACCGTGCGGTTCGGTGATGGATCACTGGTGAACATCGAAGGGCGCGGGACGGTGCTATTCGCGTGCAAGTCCGGCGAGCATCGCACGCTCACCGGCGTCTACTTCATCCCACGTCTCACTGCCAACATCATCAGCATTGGGCTGTTGGACGACGCGGGGAGCAAGGTCGACATCGAGAACGGCATCCTTCGCCTCTACGACCCTGACCGCCGCCGTCTCGCCAAAGTACGGTGTGCACCGAACCACCTGTACTACCTCAACCTCAACATCGCCCGGCCAGTGTGCCTGGCGGCGTGCAGCAGCGAGCCGGCATGGCTTTGGCATGCACGTTACGGCCACCTCAACTTCCAGGCGCTCCGCCGGCTGTCCTCGCAGTCGATGGTGCGTGGCCTTCCTCCGGTCGACCACGTGAACCAGCTCTGTGATGCGTGCCTGGTTGGGAAGCAGAAGAGGACGTCGTTCCCGCAGCAGTCTACCTACCGCGCTGATGACCACCTGGAGCTCGTCCACGGCAACATCTGTGGACTGATCGAGCCCACCACTCCAGGGGGTAAGAGGTATTTTCTGTTGCTGATCGATGATatgagtcgctatatgtggctcacCTTGATCACCAGCAAAGATGAGGCGGCTGCCACCATCAAGTAGTTCAAGGTCCGTGCGGAGTTGGAGAGCGGACGCAAGCTGAAGGCGCTG
The DNA window shown above is from Miscanthus floridulus cultivar M001 unplaced genomic scaffold, ASM1932011v1 fs_164_2_3, whole genome shotgun sequence and carries:
- the LOC136530609 gene encoding uncharacterized protein, with translation MLTRTNYQEWALVMKVNLQAAQYWEAIDPGDCDDHTDRLALTAILRGVPQEMWSLLAKKATAREAWQAVKTMRVGIERVREANAQQLRRDFNSIAFKPGESVDDFAVRLTMLADNLHTLGDSITDAELVKKLLQVVPEKLNQAAVALEMLLDLNNIPVEEVVGRLRVFEQRTQPEAKQVTDSLGQLMLCEEDWEARRKAQNEQERGGSSSGSGGRGKRRGRGRGRGRGSGESRDAPPSG